The following are encoded in a window of Bacillota bacterium genomic DNA:
- the nusA gene encoding transcription termination factor NusA, producing the protein MNGEFMMALKQIEREKGVALDVLVEAIEAALISAYRRNFGSVQNVRVEVHRETGEIRVFAKKTVVDEVQDPRQEISLEQARLRRPDYSLDDEIEFEVTPKDFGRIAAQTAKQVVVQRIREAERGIIYEEYSNREGDIVTGVVHRIEHRNVMIELGKAEAILSPAEQVPGEMYRQGERLKSYVIEVKKTTKGPAIYVSRTHPGLLKRLFELEVPEIHDGIVEIKAIAREPGSRSKIAVSSRDPNVDPVGSCVGPKGMRVQTVVNELRGEKIDIVRWDSEVPRFVANALSPAKVLVVEPEANDKVARVTVPDYQLSLAIGKEGQNARLAAKLTGWKIDIKSEQQVKMAEEEAPEDDAGEDEEVTEGGAMGEGKS; encoded by the coding sequence GTGAACGGCGAGTTCATGATGGCGCTCAAGCAGATAGAGAGGGAAAAGGGTGTGGCCTTGGATGTGCTGGTTGAGGCCATTGAGGCCGCGCTCATCTCCGCCTATCGCCGCAACTTCGGCTCCGTCCAGAACGTCCGGGTTGAAGTGCACAGGGAGACCGGCGAGATCCGGGTATTTGCCAAGAAGACCGTAGTGGATGAGGTGCAGGACCCCCGCCAGGAAATATCCCTGGAACAGGCCCGCTTAAGGCGTCCGGATTACTCCCTGGACGACGAGATTGAGTTCGAGGTGACCCCTAAGGACTTTGGGCGGATCGCAGCCCAAACCGCCAAGCAGGTTGTGGTGCAGCGCATCCGCGAAGCCGAGAGGGGTATCATCTACGAGGAGTACTCTAACAGGGAGGGCGACATCGTAACTGGAGTGGTGCACAGGATCGAGCACCGCAATGTCATGATAGAACTGGGAAAGGCCGAGGCCATTCTCTCCCCAGCTGAGCAGGTGCCGGGGGAGATGTACCGGCAGGGGGAGAGACTGAAGAGCTATGTCATAGAGGTCAAGAAGACCACTAAGGGCCCGGCCATCTACGTGTCCCGGACACACCCGGGCCTACTGAAGCGCCTCTTTGAACTGGAGGTGCCCGAGATCCATGATGGCATCGTGGAGATCAAGGCCATTGCCAGGGAGCCTGGTTCCCGGTCCAAGATAGCAGTATCATCCCGGGACCCCAACGTTGACCCCGTGGGCTCTTGTGTGGGACCCAAGGGGATGAGGGTCCAGACTGTTGTCAATGAACTCAGGGGAGAGAAGATAGACATAGTGCGGTGGGACAGCGAGGTCCCCAGATTTGTGGCTAACGCGCTCAGCCCGGCGAAGGTCCTGGTGGTTGAGCCCGAGGCGAATGACAAGGTGGCCCGGGTTACGGTGCCTGACTACCAGCTCTCCCTGGCCATAGGCAAGGAAGGACAGAATGCTCGCCTGGCTGCCAAGCTCACTGGGTGGAAGATCGACATCAAGAGCGAACAGCAGGTGAAGATGGCCGAGGAAGAAGCCCCGGAAGACGACGCTGGGGAGGATGAAGAGGTGACGGAGGGTGGCGCCATGGGGGAGGGTAAGTCATGA
- a CDS encoding YlxR family protein: MKPRRVPLRTCIGCAETRPKREMLRIVRTLEGTLEFDPTGKRSGRGAYICPEAGCLEKAVKAKNLERAMKNPVSTIEVQDLKDNLRAAVEEVSRRQRV; this comes from the coding sequence ATGAAGCCCCGGCGTGTGCCACTAAGAACCTGTATCGGCTGCGCGGAAACGCGACCCAAGAGGGAGATGCTGAGGATCGTCAGGACCCTCGAGGGCACTCTGGAGTTTGACCCCACAGGGAAGCGTTCCGGTAGGGGAGCCTACATCTGTCCAGAGGCAGGGTGCCTGGAGAAGGCCGTGAAGGCAAAGAACCTGGAGCGAGCCATGAAGAATCCCGTTTCCACCATAGAGGTGCAAGACCTCAAGGACAACCTGAGGGCGGCGGTGGAGGAGGTCTCCCGCAGGCAAAGGGTATAG
- the infB gene encoding translation initiation factor IF-2: MTEKIRVYELAKEMLVDSKVIIRVLDQMDVPVKNHMSTMEAEVADQVREVLTGRAKMSPPPKKEIKKTPRPPVPAARPGPIRPVVQPGQAVRPKPVGPAVQKEQRRQPSRPISPPRPVQKPPGGRPGAPQARQSPHQPGRDERRQPGQKGGRFRQDQAEFARRGRGKKADWRKSKGTTGTQAAAKPKKPQKIVLEGSISVAKMADKMGLKATDLMRQLVSMGVMVSINQEIDTETAMVIGQEMGYEVEERRSDQAMEKEHLQEVEDSPENLKPRPPVVTVMGHVDHGKTSLLDAIRHANVTAQEAGGITQHIGAYTVDAGGRDVVFIDTPGHEAFTAMRARGAKVTDLAVLVVAADDGVMPQTIEAMNHAKAAGVPIIVAINKIDKPNTNVDRVKQQLSEHGLIPEDWGGDVVCVPVSAKEKTGLDTLLEMILLVSEMQDLKANPERRAAGIVVEAELDKGRGPVATVIVQTGTLKVGDAFVAGSVWGKVRAMMDHRARRVKKAGPSMPVEVIGMADVPEAGDPFNVVQDDKIARTIAEHRMVRQREKDLRAIHRLTLEDLFSQAGEGEIRELNLILKADVQGSVEAVKHALENVQHTEVRLAVIHTGVGAITESDVMLAAASQATIIGFNVRPDANARKAAEGEHVDIRTYRVIYEAIDDIKAALQGMLKPKTREVVLGRAEVRATFRVPKAGTVAGCYVTEGKMTRQGRVRVIRDGVVVHEGRMDSLKRFKEDVREVSADYECGISLEGFNEVKEGDTLEVFSTEEMKPEAMA; encoded by the coding sequence ATGACAGAGAAGATCAGGGTATATGAGCTGGCCAAGGAGATGCTGGTGGATAGCAAGGTCATAATCCGTGTCCTGGACCAGATGGATGTGCCCGTCAAGAACCACATGAGCACTATGGAGGCGGAGGTGGCAGACCAGGTCCGGGAGGTTCTCACCGGAAGGGCCAAGATGTCGCCTCCTCCGAAGAAGGAGATCAAGAAGACACCGAGGCCTCCGGTGCCTGCCGCTCGCCCAGGACCCATAAGACCAGTAGTCCAGCCTGGGCAGGCGGTCAGGCCCAAACCTGTGGGACCTGCCGTGCAAAAGGAACAGAGGCGCCAGCCATCCAGGCCCATTTCGCCCCCCCGGCCAGTACAGAAACCGCCGGGAGGCCGGCCCGGGGCGCCCCAGGCACGCCAGAGCCCGCACCAGCCCGGACGGGATGAACGGCGCCAGCCCGGGCAGAAGGGCGGCCGTTTCCGGCAAGACCAGGCTGAATTCGCTCGCAGGGGACGAGGGAAGAAGGCAGACTGGCGGAAGTCAAAGGGCACCACAGGGACCCAGGCTGCCGCCAAACCCAAGAAGCCCCAGAAGATAGTGCTGGAGGGCTCCATCAGTGTGGCCAAGATGGCGGATAAGATGGGCCTGAAGGCAACGGATCTCATGAGACAGCTGGTATCTATGGGGGTCATGGTCTCCATCAACCAGGAAATCGACACGGAAACCGCTATGGTCATAGGACAGGAAATGGGGTACGAGGTAGAGGAGCGCCGCTCTGACCAAGCCATGGAGAAGGAGCACCTTCAAGAGGTCGAGGACAGCCCGGAAAACCTCAAGCCCAGGCCGCCGGTGGTCACAGTGATGGGGCACGTTGACCATGGAAAGACATCGCTCCTGGACGCCATCAGGCATGCCAATGTCACTGCCCAGGAAGCAGGGGGTATCACCCAGCATATAGGCGCCTACACCGTCGATGCCGGCGGGCGCGATGTAGTTTTCATTGACACGCCGGGTCATGAGGCCTTCACGGCCATGAGGGCCAGGGGGGCCAAAGTGACAGACCTGGCGGTGCTGGTGGTGGCCGCAGATGATGGTGTCATGCCCCAGACCATTGAAGCTATGAACCACGCGAAGGCCGCAGGGGTTCCCATCATCGTTGCCATCAACAAGATAGACAAGCCCAATACCAACGTGGACCGGGTGAAACAGCAGTTGTCTGAGCACGGCCTCATCCCTGAGGACTGGGGTGGAGACGTGGTGTGCGTACCGGTGAGCGCAAAGGAGAAGACCGGGCTGGACACCCTACTGGAAATGATCCTCCTGGTCTCCGAGATGCAGGACCTCAAGGCCAACCCGGAGCGTCGCGCCGCGGGGATTGTGGTAGAGGCCGAGCTGGACAAGGGGCGCGGCCCAGTGGCCACCGTTATCGTCCAGACGGGCACCCTGAAGGTAGGGGATGCCTTCGTGGCGGGGAGCGTGTGGGGCAAGGTCAGGGCCATGATGGACCACAGGGCGAGGCGGGTCAAGAAGGCAGGCCCCTCGATGCCGGTGGAGGTCATCGGCATGGCTGACGTCCCGGAGGCAGGGGACCCGTTCAATGTAGTTCAGGATGACAAGATCGCCCGGACCATAGCGGAGCACCGCATGGTTAGGCAGCGGGAGAAGGACCTCAGGGCAATCCACCGGCTAACCCTGGAAGACCTCTTTAGCCAGGCTGGGGAAGGGGAGATCAGGGAACTCAACCTCATCCTCAAGGCGGATGTGCAGGGTAGCGTTGAAGCGGTGAAGCATGCCCTGGAGAACGTGCAGCACACCGAGGTAAGGCTAGCAGTGATCCACACTGGCGTGGGTGCCATCACCGAATCCGACGTCATGCTAGCGGCTGCCTCCCAAGCCACCATCATTGGGTTCAACGTGCGCCCTGATGCCAATGCCCGGAAAGCGGCGGAGGGCGAGCACGTGGACATAAGGACGTATCGAGTGATATATGAGGCCATAGATGACATCAAGGCAGCGCTACAGGGGATGCTGAAGCCCAAGACCAGGGAGGTAGTCCTGGGACGGGCTGAGGTCAGGGCCACCTTCCGGGTTCCCAAGGCTGGGACCGTGGCCGGGTGCTACGTTACCGAGGGGAAGATGACCCGGCAGGGGAGGGTCAGGGTTATCAGGGATGGGGTGGTTGTGCACGAGGGGCGCATGGATTCCCTAAAGAGGTTCAAGGAGGACGTGCGGGAGGTCAGCGCCGACTACGAGTGCGGCATATCCCTGGAGGGGTTCAACGAGGTCAAGGAGGGAGACACCCTGGAGGTGTTCTCCACCGAGGAGATGAAACCCGAGGCCATGGCCTAG
- a CDS encoding DUF503 domain-containing protein — translation MYVAACRLDIQIPGSRSLKDRRRVVQSAVDRLRHRYHVSAAEVYSGDQWQRSAIGMAFVSGDLSHAQRVVGEAARWLRANLDGDVLDEAMTAIGPTF, via the coding sequence ATGTACGTGGCAGCCTGCAGGCTCGATATCCAGATCCCAGGGAGCCGGTCCTTGAAGGACCGGAGGCGGGTGGTCCAGAGCGCGGTAGACAGGCTCAGGCACCGCTATCACGTATCGGCTGCAGAGGTCTATTCCGGGGACCAGTGGCAGCGTTCCGCCATCGGGATGGCCTTTGTCAGCGGAGACCTCTCCCATGCCCAGCGGGTTGTGGGTGAGGCGGCACGGTGGCTCCGAGCCAACCTGGACGGAGATGTCCTAGACGAGGCGATGACGGCCATCGGCCCCACGTTTTGA
- the rbfA gene encoding 30S ribosome-binding factor RbfA encodes MGQRKVERAQEALREEIGCIIHDEMKDPRIGFASVVRVEVSPDIRHARVFVSVLGSEEEKACTLQGLEGAKGFIRSELGKRLRLRFTPEISFRLDDSIERGVRIARLLEEMVPAKEEGAGDK; translated from the coding sequence GTGGGACAGCGCAAGGTTGAACGGGCTCAGGAAGCCCTGCGGGAGGAGATAGGCTGTATCATCCACGACGAGATGAAAGACCCGAGGATAGGTTTCGCCAGCGTGGTCCGGGTAGAGGTATCCCCTGACATACGTCACGCCAGGGTGTTCGTGAGTGTCCTGGGCAGCGAGGAAGAGAAGGCTTGTACATTGCAGGGGTTGGAGGGGGCCAAGGGCTTTATCCGTTCTGAGCTGGGAAAACGGCTCAGGCTGAGGTTCACGCCTGAGATATCCTTCAGGTTGGATGACTCTATCGAGCGGGGAGTCAGGATTGCCCGGCTTCTCGAGGAGATGGTTCCCGCCAAGGAGGAAGGGGCTGGGGACAAGTGA
- a CDS encoding bifunctional oligoribonuclease/PAP phosphatase NrnA codes for MRAGPPEVAGLLKGAEALLITCHIMPDGDALGSALALAQGLMAQGKRVEVVCQDPVPELYSFLPGSSLVLTPDQARGPHEVAVFLDCTDASRVGEAALALANGARVRLNVDHHVTNSFFGDMNYVDPQRAAVGEQVYLVLQAMGVKVGKPTAMCLYVAIATDTGQFCYSNTTVETHRLVASLLEDGANPAQVSESLYESRSLPSLRLLSLALGALRVSPCGQVAWVSLSRSMLKAAGARDDEAEGLINYPRSLEGVAVGILLKEIDEDRVKVSFRSRDRVDVSRLAASLGGGGHPRAAGCLLEMGLQEAEDAVVRVALEAVREDRGLHQCSQAPGTDQP; via the coding sequence GTGAGAGCCGGGCCCCCAGAGGTCGCCGGTCTCCTGAAGGGGGCGGAGGCCCTTCTAATCACGTGCCACATCATGCCCGACGGGGACGCCCTCGGGTCCGCCCTGGCTCTGGCCCAGGGGCTCATGGCCCAGGGTAAGAGGGTTGAGGTGGTCTGCCAGGATCCCGTGCCGGAACTCTACTCGTTCCTCCCGGGGTCCTCTCTCGTGCTCACCCCGGACCAGGCAAGAGGGCCTCACGAGGTGGCGGTGTTCCTGGACTGTACCGATGCGTCCCGGGTAGGCGAGGCCGCACTGGCCCTGGCCAATGGCGCGCGGGTGCGCCTTAATGTGGATCACCACGTGACCAACAGCTTCTTTGGGGACATGAACTACGTTGACCCCCAGCGGGCCGCCGTGGGAGAGCAGGTCTACCTGGTACTCCAGGCCATGGGTGTCAAGGTGGGAAAACCCACCGCTATGTGCCTCTACGTTGCCATCGCCACGGATACGGGCCAATTCTGCTACAGCAACACTACCGTGGAGACCCACAGGCTGGTGGCCAGCCTGCTGGAGGACGGGGCAAATCCCGCCCAGGTATCGGAGAGCCTCTATGAATCCCGCTCCCTCCCGAGCCTGAGACTGCTGTCCCTTGCCCTGGGCGCGCTGCGTGTCAGCCCCTGCGGCCAGGTTGCCTGGGTATCACTGTCCCGTTCAATGCTCAAAGCGGCAGGAGCCCGGGATGACGAGGCAGAGGGGCTCATCAACTACCCCCGCTCGCTCGAGGGTGTTGCCGTGGGCATCCTCTTGAAGGAGATAGATGAAGACCGGGTGAAGGTGAGTTTTCGTTCCAGAGATCGCGTTGACGTGAGTCGCTTGGCAGCATCCCTGGGGGGAGGGGGGCATCCCAGGGCTGCGGGGTGCCTGCTAGAGATGGGTCTCCAGGAGGCGGAGGATGCCGTGGTAAGGGTGGCTCTTGAGGCGGTGAGGGAGGATAGAGGGCTTCATCAATGTTCTCAAGCCCCCGGGACTGACCAGCCATGA
- the truB gene encoding tRNA pseudouridine(55) synthase TruB → MVQYFRRLLGQKRVGHTGTLDPGAAGVLPLAVGQATRLAEYLLLLGKSYRFEITLGVTTDTLDASGRVVSEALARVTARDLEGILSVFTGRVQQVPPMVSAVRRQGVRLHTLARRGMEVEREPREVQIYSLHLAAFFPGEHPRALLDLACSSGTYVRVLCQDMGEALGCGAHMSFLVRTVSGPFILGEALLLEEAAGMARAGRAQDMLEPMERGVAHLPEVKVPWDEIGMVATGRPPRLASPDGLVRLVSPGGRLLAVAEGSQGEAKPRKVFVSKLRGEQDEDHQERG, encoded by the coding sequence GTGGTCCAGTACTTCCGGAGGCTCCTGGGCCAGAAGAGGGTGGGGCACACTGGTACCCTGGACCCGGGTGCCGCCGGGGTGCTTCCCCTGGCGGTGGGACAGGCCACCCGTCTCGCCGAGTACCTGCTGCTCCTGGGCAAGTCCTACCGCTTTGAGATCACCCTGGGGGTGACCACGGACACCCTCGATGCCTCAGGCCGGGTGGTCTCCGAGGCCCTAGCCAGGGTGACCGCCAGGGATCTGGAGGGGATCCTCTCCGTATTCACCGGCAGGGTCCAGCAGGTGCCTCCCATGGTGTCTGCCGTGAGGCGCCAGGGGGTCAGGCTTCACACCCTGGCTCGGAGGGGTATGGAGGTAGAGAGGGAGCCCAGGGAGGTCCAGATCTACTCCCTGCACCTGGCCGCATTCTTCCCTGGTGAGCACCCCCGTGCCTTGCTGGACCTGGCCTGTTCGTCGGGTACCTACGTGAGGGTGCTGTGCCAGGACATGGGAGAGGCCCTGGGTTGCGGGGCACACATGTCCTTCCTGGTAAGGACCGTTTCCGGGCCTTTCATCCTGGGTGAAGCCCTCCTCTTGGAGGAAGCGGCGGGAATGGCCCGGGCCGGCAGGGCCCAGGACATGCTGGAACCCATGGAACGCGGGGTGGCTCACCTGCCCGAGGTCAAGGTGCCATGGGATGAGATAGGGATGGTAGCCACGGGGCGGCCTCCCAGGCTGGCCTCACCGGATGGCTTGGTCCGCCTGGTGTCTCCCGGCGGAAGGCTCCTGGCCGTGGCCGAGGGAAGCCAAGGCGAAGCGAAGCCCCGGAAGGTGTTTGTTTCCAAACTGAGGGGAGAGCAGGATGAGGATCACCAGGAACGTGGATGA
- the rpsO gene encoding 30S ribosomal protein S15: MSLDSEKKREIIDQHRMHEKDTGSPEVQIAILTEKINYLTEHLKEHKKDHHSRRGLLKMVGQRRGLLNYLKNTNVDRYRAIVEKLGLRR; this comes from the coding sequence GTGTCACTGGACTCTGAGAAGAAGCGCGAGATAATTGACCAGCACCGCATGCATGAGAAGGACACGGGGTCCCCGGAGGTACAGATAGCCATACTCACGGAGAAGATCAATTACCTCACGGAGCACCTCAAGGAGCACAAAAAGGACCACCATTCCCGCAGGGGACTGCTTAAGATGGTTGGACAGCGAAGGGGGCTCCTCAACTACCTGAAGAACACCAACGTTGACAGGTACCGTGCCATTGTGGAGAAACTAGGCCTGAGGAGATAG